One Lentimicrobium sp. L6 genomic window, TAGTCCTGAGAATTTTACTTTAGATGGAACAGATGAGGATTTGTTCTTCCTATCAAATGGACATATTTCGCCAGTATGGTATAGTGTTTTAGCTCATAGTGGATTTTTCCCAGTTGAAGAATTAGCTACCTTTAGAAGATTGGGAAGTCGACTACAAGGACATCCTACTACTCATGATCATTTACCAGGTATTAGAATCGCTTCGGGTTCACTTGGTCAGGGTTTGTCGGTAGCTAACGGAGCAGCACAAGCTAAAAAACTTAATGGCGACAAGCATTTAGTGTATACACTTCATGGTGATGGTGAATTGAATGAGGGTCAAATCTGGGAAGCTGCTTTATATGCTGCAGCTAAAAAAGTGGATAACCTCATTGCAACTATCGATTATAACCAAAAGCAAATAGATGGTCCTATTGAGGAAGTAATGGATTTAGGGGATTTAAAAGCAAAATGGTTAGCCTTTGGTTGGGAAGTTTTAGAAATGGATGGTAATCAAGTTTGTGAGATTATCGATACCATGAAAATAGCCAAATCAATGACAGGTAAAGGAAAACCTATCGTTATCATTATGAAAACAGAAATGGGTGCCGGAGTCGACTTTATGATGGGAACTCATAAATGGCATGGTTCACCTCCAAATGATGAACAAGCTGCTGATGCACTTTCTCAATTAACAGAAACGCTTGGCGATTATTAATGATTAAAAAACTTATATATTACATTTCTATAGTTTCTTTACTTCTTGTACTGAAGCCTTTAGCGGCTCAAGAGCAAAAACAAGAAAAAGAAGAAATCACTCGTTTACTTTTTGTATTCGATGCTTCTCAATCTATGTTCGGACGTTGGAATTACCAACAGAAGATATTTGCAGCTAGAGAAATATTATCCAACTTTTTGGATAGCCTAGCAACAGTTGAGAATGTAGAAGTGGCTTTTCGAGTATTTGGTGATCAATATCATGTGCCTCCTCAAGTTTGTGAAGACAGTCGATTGATTGTGCCGTTCGCAAAGAATAATTCTAAAAAGATTAAAAAGGCGCTTAAAGATATTGTTCCCAAAGGAACTACACCAATTTCTTATGCTTTAGAAGAGGCTGCTGCTGACTTCCCCGATTGTGATCATTGTAGAAATATCATCATTTTAATAACTGATGGTATTGAAGAATGTGAAGGAGACCCATGTGAAGTCAGCCTACGCCTTCAGGCCAAAGGAATCATGTTGAAACCATTTGTAATTGGAATTGGAAAAGATTTTAAAGGACAATACGATTGTGTGGGAACTTTTATTGAAGCAGTTACTGAAGAGGATTTTGTAACTGGATTAAATGTGATGATCAGCCAGGCTTTGAATAATACTACGGCGCAGATTAATTTGTTGGATGCAAATAATCAGCCATCAACAACTAATGTAGCGGTAAGCATATATGATCATTATACAGGTTTGATGAAGCATAATTTTATTCATACCCTGAATGCTTTTGGGGTTCCTGATACTTTATTTTTAGATCCTAGAAATGTATATGATATAGTGGCTCATACCATACCTCAAGTGAGATTGGATAGTGTTATTATAAATGAAGCTGAACATAATACCATTGCCTTAAAAGCACCAGTTGGAGTTTTGAATTTAGAAGTAGATAGTAAAGAGCCCATAAATGGGATGCAAGCATTGGTGCGAAAACCAAATGGTCCTCTTACTTTAAATGTGCAGCAGTTCGGACAAAAAGAAACTTATTTAACGGGTTATTATCAGTTGGAAGTTCTAAGTCTGCCGCGTTTAATCATTGATAGTATACTGATTTCTCAAAATCATGTGACCAATGTAGATATTCCTGGACCGGGTATTTTGGTAGTCAAGAAGCCAGGCCTTGGTTATGGAAGCATATTTGAAGAAACAGAGGAGGGCTTAGAATGGGTTTATCGATTTAGAAATGAAATTAATCATATTGAATCTTTATACCTATTACCTGGCAATTACCGTATTGTTTATAGAAATAAGTTTTCAAATTCCACTTTAGATAGTATCGAAAAGCGTTTTAAAATTAAAACTGGAGCTACAGTAACTCTGGATTTAAACAAATAGTGAAAATAAATATGATGAAAAAATATACATATACAGAGAAAAAAGATACGCGTTCAGGGTTTGGAGCTGGTCTTTATGAGTTAGGTAAAACAAACCCTAATGTGGTAGCATTGTGTGCTGACCTAATAGGATCATTAAAAATGAATCAATTTGCTGACGAGTTTCCAGATCGTTTCTTTCAAGCTGGAATAGCAGAAGCGAATATGATTGGTATGGCTGCAGGTTTAACCATTGGAGGTAAAATTCCTTTTGCTGGTACTTTTGCCGCTTTTGCTACTGGTAGAGTTTATGATCAAATTCGTCAAAGTGTAGCTTACTCCGAAAAGAATGTGAAAATATGTGCTTCTCATGCTGGAATTACCTTAGGAGAGGATGGTGCAACACATCAAATCCTCGAGGATATTGGTTTGATGAAGATGTTACCAGGTATGACAGTTATTCATACTTGTGATTATAATCAAACCAAAGCAGCTACTTTAGCCATAGCAGAGCACGAAGGTCCCGTTTATTTAAGATTTGGACGTCCAGTTGTGCCTAATTTTACTGTAGCAGACGAGAAGTTTGAGATAGGAAAAGCTCAAATGTTGAACGAAGGTACTGATGTTACTATTGTAGCAACAGGACATATGGTATGGGAAGCTATTTTGGCTGGTGAGGAACTTGAAAAACAAGGGATCTCTGCAGAAATCATTAATATTCATACCATTAAACCTTTGGATGATGCTGCTATTTTGAAATCAGTTGCAAAAACGGGTTGTTTGGTAAGTGTGGAAGAGCACATGGTTGCAGGTGGTTTAGGAGAAAGTATTGCCTCATTATTGGCAAAAAATACACCTTGCCCTATGGAATTAATTGGCGTTAATGACGAATGGGGACAGAGCGGAACACCTGTCCAGTTATTGGAAAAATATGGCCTAAATTCGGAAAGCATTATACAGTCAGCTTTAAAAGTTGTAAAGAGAAAATAAGTTTAACATAGGATGTTAAAAAACAG contains:
- a CDS encoding transketolase; protein product: MEKVNQIEAFASQVRRDIIRMVHGVKSGHPGGSLGCADFLSTLYQEVLDYSPENFTLDGTDEDLFFLSNGHISPVWYSVLAHSGFFPVEELATFRRLGSRLQGHPTTHDHLPGIRIASGSLGQGLSVANGAAQAKKLNGDKHLVYTLHGDGELNEGQIWEAALYAAAKKVDNLIATIDYNQKQIDGPIEEVMDLGDLKAKWLAFGWEVLEMDGNQVCEIIDTMKIAKSMTGKGKPIVIIMKTEMGAGVDFMMGTHKWHGSPPNDEQAADALSQLTETLGDY
- a CDS encoding VWA domain-containing protein, yielding MIKKLIYYISIVSLLLVLKPLAAQEQKQEKEEITRLLFVFDASQSMFGRWNYQQKIFAAREILSNFLDSLATVENVEVAFRVFGDQYHVPPQVCEDSRLIVPFAKNNSKKIKKALKDIVPKGTTPISYALEEAAADFPDCDHCRNIIILITDGIEECEGDPCEVSLRLQAKGIMLKPFVIGIGKDFKGQYDCVGTFIEAVTEEDFVTGLNVMISQALNNTTAQINLLDANNQPSTTNVAVSIYDHYTGLMKHNFIHTLNAFGVPDTLFLDPRNVYDIVAHTIPQVRLDSVIINEAEHNTIALKAPVGVLNLEVDSKEPINGMQALVRKPNGPLTLNVQQFGQKETYLTGYYQLEVLSLPRLIIDSILISQNHVTNVDIPGPGILVVKKPGLGYGSIFEETEEGLEWVYRFRNEINHIESLYLLPGNYRIVYRNKFSNSTLDSIEKRFKIKTGATVTLDLNK
- a CDS encoding transketolase family protein, with protein sequence MKKYTYTEKKDTRSGFGAGLYELGKTNPNVVALCADLIGSLKMNQFADEFPDRFFQAGIAEANMIGMAAGLTIGGKIPFAGTFAAFATGRVYDQIRQSVAYSEKNVKICASHAGITLGEDGATHQILEDIGLMKMLPGMTVIHTCDYNQTKAATLAIAEHEGPVYLRFGRPVVPNFTVADEKFEIGKAQMLNEGTDVTIVATGHMVWEAILAGEELEKQGISAEIINIHTIKPLDDAAILKSVAKTGCLVSVEEHMVAGGLGESIASLLAKNTPCPMELIGVNDEWGQSGTPVQLLEKYGLNSESIIQSALKVVKRK